In Motilibacter aurantiacus, a genomic segment contains:
- a CDS encoding DJ-1/PfpI family protein, translating to MPRALMLTGDAAEELDVMYPLYRIREAGWDVDVAAPSRREAQLVIHDFDPNSDAYTEKNGRKLPVDLAFAEVEVERYSALIIPGGRAPEYIRLDKDVRRITEYFFAQNLPVGLVCHGPQVPAVYGLLRGRRTACFPPLTGDMENAGAIVVDAPDVVDGNIASCRGWPDMPEFSRAFMGLLERAAVPA from the coding sequence GTGCCCCGAGCACTCATGCTCACCGGCGACGCCGCCGAGGAGCTCGACGTCATGTACCCGCTGTACCGGATCCGGGAGGCGGGCTGGGACGTCGACGTCGCGGCGCCGAGCCGGCGCGAGGCGCAGTTGGTGATCCACGACTTCGACCCCAACTCCGACGCCTACACCGAGAAGAACGGCAGGAAGCTCCCGGTCGACCTGGCGTTCGCAGAGGTCGAGGTGGAGCGCTACTCCGCGCTCATCATCCCGGGAGGCCGCGCCCCGGAGTACATCCGGCTCGACAAGGACGTACGGCGAATCACCGAATACTTCTTCGCCCAGAACCTTCCGGTGGGGCTCGTCTGCCACGGCCCGCAGGTCCCCGCCGTCTACGGCCTGCTGCGCGGCCGCCGGACCGCGTGCTTCCCCCCGCTGACCGGGGACATGGAGAACGCCGGCGCGATCGTGGTCGACGCTCCCGACGTCGTCGACGGCAACATCGCCTCGTGCCGTGGCTGGCCGGACATGCCGGAGTTCTCGCGCGCCTTCATGGGGCTTCTCGAGCGCGCGGCGGTCCCCGCTTGA
- a CDS encoding GntR family transcriptional regulator codes for MAKRREVTAVEGATPGAGLRGEAGAASARPRLADEVYDFLLSQLMTLRIEPDARVTIDALARELGVSQTPIRDALSRLEADGLVVRVHLAGYRVAPQITRQQFEDLVEIRLLLEPSVARHAAERMTPAQTEQLRGLLEDMARPQAGDQHLAYGIFGRRDAAFHDLIAVGGGNRVVRETLARLHTHVHLFRLLYDAKVTNEAMDEHAEILEAIAARDADGAAYAMRRHILRSGERFRPIFERMAAPVKK; via the coding sequence ATGGCGAAGCGGCGCGAGGTCACGGCGGTCGAAGGCGCCACGCCGGGCGCGGGTCTGCGGGGCGAGGCGGGCGCGGCGTCTGCGCGCCCGCGGCTGGCCGACGAGGTCTACGACTTCCTGCTCTCGCAGCTCATGACGCTGCGGATCGAGCCGGACGCGCGGGTGACCATCGACGCCCTGGCGCGCGAGCTCGGGGTGTCCCAGACCCCCATCCGCGACGCCCTGAGCCGGCTCGAGGCCGACGGCCTCGTCGTACGTGTCCACCTGGCGGGCTACCGCGTGGCGCCGCAGATCACCCGGCAGCAGTTCGAGGACCTCGTCGAGATCCGGCTGCTGCTCGAGCCGTCGGTCGCGCGCCATGCGGCCGAGCGCATGACGCCGGCGCAGACGGAGCAGTTACGGGGCCTGCTGGAGGACATGGCTCGGCCGCAGGCCGGCGACCAGCACCTGGCGTACGGCATCTTCGGCCGTCGGGACGCCGCTTTCCACGACCTCATCGCGGTAGGGGGCGGCAACCGGGTCGTGCGCGAGACGCTGGCCCGCCTGCACACGCACGTACATCTCTTCAGGCTTCTCTACGACGCCAAGGTCACGAACGAGGCCATGGACGAGCACGCGGAGATCCTCGAGGCGATCGCGGCACGGGACGCGGACGGCGCTGCGTATGCGATGCGGCGGCACATCCTGCGCTCCGGTGAACGTTTCCGTCCCATCTTCGAGCGCATGGCCGCGCCGGTGAAGAAGTGA